Proteins encoded together in one Astyanax mexicanus isolate ESR-SI-001 chromosome 10, AstMex3_surface, whole genome shotgun sequence window:
- the LOC111193303 gene encoding piggyBac transposable element-derived protein 4-like, which yields MSKRYSVHEVLDHIFGNDGDLEEREGSEAEEDVSEEEDDVQYDPEQDQTSDEEDPDVTDAQGEVFKSKKGDISWLSSPPQTQARAPMENILRMTPGPTRYAVSHAQDIKSTFELFFPRPIQSILLEMTNMEGRRVFGDSWTEMDKTQLDAHMGLLLLAGVYRSCNEATASLWDSESGRPIFRATMSLQAFHVLSRVLRFDNRETRVARRENDKLAPIREVWDKWVENLPFVYNPGPEVTVDERLVPFRGRCPFRQYMPSKPGKYGIKIWAACDAKTAYAWNMQIYTGKSATGVPEKNQGKRVVLDMTKGLRGHNITCDNFFTSYDLAQELLKRKLTMVGTVRKNKPELPLALLGTKDRAPLSSKFAFSERTTVVSYCPKKNKNVILMSTLHRDAGVSSREDKKPDMILDYNKNKGGVDNLDKVTGTYTCKRGTKRWPMVVFYNMLDVSAYNAYVVWTEIDPGWNGEKPFKRRLFLEELGKSLVSPYIERRKRLPRTEASVRLVKGLQPTLTSSSCDTNQGGDSRSSKRKRCQSCPANKDRKSNTTCHTCKKFICAEHTVTIKYCDSCI from the coding sequence ATGAGCAAAAGGTATTCTGTTCATGAGGTGCTAGATCATATCtttggtaatgatggtgatcttgaggagagagagggaagtgAAGCTGAGGAGGATGTgtctgaggaggaggatgatgttcAGTATGACCCTGAACAAGACCAAACATCTGATGAGGAGGACCCAGATGTCACAGATGCTCAAGGAGAGGTCTTCAAGTCAAAAAAAGGTGACATTTCATGGTTATCAAGCCCTCCTCAAACCCAAGCCAGGGCACCGATGGAAAACATCCTCAGAATGACTCCAGGGCCTACTAGATACGCTGTGTCACACGCCCAAGACATCAAGTCAAcgtttgaactgttctttccacgACCTATTCAGAGTATCCTACTTGAGATGACCAACATGGAAGGGAGAAGAGTGTTTGGTGATAGCTGGACGGAGATGGACAAAACACAGCTAGATGCGCACATGGGACTGTTGCTTCTTGCGGGGGTGTACAGATCCTGTAATGAAGCTACGGCCAGCTTATGGGATAGTGAGTCAGGACGCCCTATTTTTCGTGCCACAATGTCCCTTCAAGCCTTTCATGTGTTATCAAGAGTGCTACGTTTTGACAACAGGGAGACCAGAGTTGCTCGTCGTGAGAATGACAAGCTTGCTCCCATCAGGGAGGTTTGGGACAAATGGGTGGAAAATTTACCCTTTGTGTACAATCCTGGGCCAGAGGTGACAGTGGATGAACGGCTAGTCCCTTTCAGAGGCCGCTGTCCCTTCAGGCAGTACATGCCAAGCAAGCCTGGAAAATATGGGATCAAAATATGGGCAGCTTGTGATGCAAAAACTGCCTATGCatggaatatgcaaatatataccgGAAAATCTGCCACCGGAGTGCCAGAGAAGAACCAGGGCAAGCGGGTCGTCCTGGACATGACCAAGGGTCTTCGGGGGCACAACATAacttgtgataatttttttaccTCCTATGACCTTGCGCAAGAGCTTCTAAAGAGGAAGCTGACGATGGTGGGAACAGTCAGGAAGAACAAACCTGAGCTTCCCTTAGCTCTTCTTGGAACGAAAGACAGGGCTCCTCTCTCATCCAAGTTTGCATTCTCAGAAAGAACCACAGTTGTCTCCTACTGtcccaaaaagaacaaaaatgtcaTTCTGATGTCAACTCTCCACAGGGATGCTGGTGTGAGCAGTAGGGAGGACAAGAAGCCAGACATGATCCTGGATTACAACAAGAACAAAGGTGGTGTTGACAACCTGGACAAGGTCACCGGCACATACACATGCAAGCGGGGGACAAAAAGGTGGCCAATGGTTGTGTTCTACAACATGCTGGACGTTTCGGCATACAACGCATATGTAGTGTGGACTGAAATAGATCCAGGATGGAATGGAGAAAAACCTTTCAAGAGGAGGCTTTTTCTGGAGGAGTTGGGCAAGTCTCTGGTTTCTCCCTATATCGAAAGACGAAAGAGGCTGCCCCGAACCGAAGCGTCTGTTCGTTTGGTGAAAGGGCTTCAGCCAACACTCACATCATCATCCTGTGATACAAACCAGGGAGGAGATTCCAGGAGCAGCAAGAGGAAGAGGTGCCAGTCCTGCCCCGCCAACAAGGACAGGAAGTCCAACACCACTTGCCACACATGCAAGAAATTCATTTGCGCGGAGCACACAGTAACCATCAAATACTGTGATTCATgcatttga